One segment of Erigeron canadensis isolate Cc75 chromosome 2, C_canadensis_v1, whole genome shotgun sequence DNA contains the following:
- the LOC122590075 gene encoding cold-regulated protein 27-like isoform X2: MNGKLSAATVTVMDTFEMTSSDFVEQEESSIMRGESSEWTNEKHSLYLKSIEASFVDQLYNSLEMQSCQTQKTCSSDAISSWKNHPNAYIPSGQFKVLQGGCWSKKNFMRENSQPKDTNRPKLSPGNPWIQHFTTGCKHGDISFLSHQKRLYSTETLLQCPVPDSRLHQQSGSSNSEVTGQNFVEDTLIEKEKKQRSKKRTRTSRIAVNDQVVPFCTSAATEINDTYVLPEKK; the protein is encoded by the exons ATGAACGGAAAACTTTCAGCGGCGACGGTTACGGTGATGGACACGTTTGAGATGACCAGCAGTGATTTTGTAGAACAGGAAGAGAGTTCAATTATG AGGGGAGAATCATCAGAATGGACCAACGAGAAACATAGTTTATATCTGAAGTCAATAGAAGCGTCATTTGTTGACCAGTTATATAACTCTTTGGAGATGCAAAGTTGTCAAACGCAAAAAACCTGCTCATCAGATGCAATTTCATCTTGGAAAAACCATCCCAACGCTTATATCCCGTCTGGCCAG TTTAAGGTTCTTCAGGGTGGCTGTTGGTCAAAGAAAAACTTTATGAGAGAAAATTCACAGCCAAAGGATACAAATCGACCCAAACTTTCTCCTGGAAATCCATGGATCCAGCATTTCACTACTGGGTGCAAGCACGGAGATATATCATTCCTTTCCCACCAAAAAAGGCTATACTCAACTGAAACGTTACTGCAATGTCCTGTACCTGACTCTCGGTTGCATCAACAATCGGGTAGTAGTAATTCAG AGGTCACAGGTCAAAATTTTGTTGAAGACACATTaatagaaaaggaaaagaaacagCGCAGCAAAAAACGGACGAGAACTTCTAGAATTGCTGTCAATGATCAG GTTGTTCCATTTTGCACCTCTGCTGCAACTGAAATCAACGATACATATGTTCTTCCTGAAAAAAAGTAA
- the LOC122590075 gene encoding cold-regulated protein 27-like isoform X1, giving the protein MNGKLSAATVTVMDTFEMTSSDFVEQEESSIMESQRGESSEWTNEKHSLYLKSIEASFVDQLYNSLEMQSCQTQKTCSSDAISSWKNHPNAYIPSGQFKVLQGGCWSKKNFMRENSQPKDTNRPKLSPGNPWIQHFTTGCKHGDISFLSHQKRLYSTETLLQCPVPDSRLHQQSGSSNSEVTGQNFVEDTLIEKEKKQRSKKRTRTSRIAVNDQVVPFCTSAATEINDTYVLPEKK; this is encoded by the exons ATGAACGGAAAACTTTCAGCGGCGACGGTTACGGTGATGGACACGTTTGAGATGACCAGCAGTGATTTTGTAGAACAGGAAGAGAGTTCAATTATG GAATCCCAGAGGGGAGAATCATCAGAATGGACCAACGAGAAACATAGTTTATATCTGAAGTCAATAGAAGCGTCATTTGTTGACCAGTTATATAACTCTTTGGAGATGCAAAGTTGTCAAACGCAAAAAACCTGCTCATCAGATGCAATTTCATCTTGGAAAAACCATCCCAACGCTTATATCCCGTCTGGCCAG TTTAAGGTTCTTCAGGGTGGCTGTTGGTCAAAGAAAAACTTTATGAGAGAAAATTCACAGCCAAAGGATACAAATCGACCCAAACTTTCTCCTGGAAATCCATGGATCCAGCATTTCACTACTGGGTGCAAGCACGGAGATATATCATTCCTTTCCCACCAAAAAAGGCTATACTCAACTGAAACGTTACTGCAATGTCCTGTACCTGACTCTCGGTTGCATCAACAATCGGGTAGTAGTAATTCAG AGGTCACAGGTCAAAATTTTGTTGAAGACACATTaatagaaaaggaaaagaaacagCGCAGCAAAAAACGGACGAGAACTTCTAGAATTGCTGTCAATGATCAG GTTGTTCCATTTTGCACCTCTGCTGCAACTGAAATCAACGATACATATGTTCTTCCTGAAAAAAAGTAA